One stretch of Dokdonia sp. Hel_I_53 DNA includes these proteins:
- a CDS encoding sulfate adenylyltransferase subunit 1 produces the protein MEVLKIATAGSVDDGKSTLIGRLLYDTKSLTTDKLEAIEEKSKANGFDYIDFSLATDGLVAEREQGITIDVAHIYFSTAKKSYIIADTPGHVEYTRNMVTGASTSQAAIILVDARKGVVEQTYRHFFINDLLRVKEIVVAVNKMDLVDYSEEIFSTIIGEFKKIAAKQSFKAQKITFIPISALNGANVVKKSEEMPWFKGLSILDHLEALTPSDKEMKGARFSVQTIIRPKQDEYHDFRGYAGKTMGGDLKVGDQVMVLPSGNCSKIKEIQFYKTSYKIVTAGTSCTITLEDDINVSRGDVLVLADHAPELTKQLTASVCWMDTLPLKVGANYKVQQGTSQILAKVRHIHSRLHTDFSGEEACQELTLNEVGKIDVQLSKPFLKDSFASHKSTGSFILIDPQSNATAGIGFIE, from the coding sequence ATGGAAGTACTAAAAATAGCCACCGCTGGAAGTGTAGATGATGGGAAAAGCACCTTGATAGGGCGACTGCTTTATGATACAAAATCATTAACCACTGATAAACTTGAAGCTATAGAGGAAAAAAGCAAAGCAAATGGATTTGATTATATAGATTTTTCATTAGCTACTGATGGTCTTGTAGCAGAGCGGGAGCAAGGGATCACTATAGATGTTGCACATATTTATTTTTCTACAGCAAAGAAAAGTTACATTATTGCAGATACCCCAGGACACGTAGAATATACACGTAATATGGTAACTGGGGCTTCTACGTCTCAAGCGGCAATTATTCTTGTAGATGCTAGAAAAGGAGTCGTAGAACAAACCTACCGTCATTTTTTTATTAATGATTTGCTTAGAGTTAAGGAGATTGTGGTTGCGGTTAATAAAATGGATCTTGTTGATTATAGCGAAGAGATTTTCTCTACTATTATTGGAGAATTTAAAAAAATTGCTGCTAAACAAAGTTTCAAAGCGCAAAAAATTACCTTTATCCCTATAAGTGCGCTCAATGGAGCAAACGTGGTAAAAAAGTCAGAAGAAATGCCTTGGTTCAAAGGGCTTTCTATTTTAGATCATCTTGAAGCGCTTACACCTTCTGATAAAGAGATGAAGGGAGCCCGCTTTTCGGTACAAACTATAATTAGACCTAAGCAAGATGAATATCATGACTTTAGAGGTTATGCAGGCAAAACTATGGGTGGTGACTTGAAGGTAGGGGATCAGGTAATGGTACTACCCTCTGGAAACTGCTCTAAGATAAAAGAAATACAGTTTTATAAAACATCTTATAAAATAGTTACAGCTGGGACCTCGTGTACAATCACACTAGAGGATGATATTAATGTGAGTAGGGGTGATGTTTTGGTACTTGCAGATCACGCTCCAGAATTGACAAAACAACTCACAGCGAGTGTTTGCTGGATGGATACCTTACCGTTAAAGGTAGGAGCAAACTATAAAGTCCAGCAGGGTACATCTCAAATACTTGCAAAGGTTAGGCATATTCATTCTCGATTACATACAGACTTTTCTGGTGAGGAAGCTTGTCAAGAGTTAACACTTAATGAAGTCGGAAAAATTGATGTACAGCTTAGTAAACCATTTTTAAAAGATAGTTTTGCGAGTCATAAAAGCACAGGTTCTTTTATATTAATAGATCCGCAGTCTAATGCTACTGCGGGAATAGGCTTTATTGAATAG
- the cysD gene encoding sulfate adenylyltransferase subunit CysD, with protein sequence MQSTVKRDIHSVGESLAINPLESEAVYIFREVIAQFERPVLLFSGGKDSITLVRLAQKAFFPSKIPFPLLHIDTGHNFPETIAFRDQLVEDLGLTLIVRNVQDSIDAGKVIEETGKYASRNRLQTITLLDALDEFKFDAAIGGARRDEEKARAKERIFSVRDDFGQWDEKNQRPELFDFLNGNIDHGQNVRVFPISNWTELDVWSYIHQENIKIPSIYFAHKRPTFFRDGMLWSAQDDVVYRAKDEEVVERTVRFRTVGDMSCTAAILSDADTLEKVVGEIRSSTISERGARIDDKRSEAAMEKRKQQGYF encoded by the coding sequence ATGCAATCAACAGTAAAACGTGACATTCATAGCGTAGGAGAAAGTCTTGCAATAAATCCACTAGAAAGCGAAGCTGTTTATATTTTTAGAGAGGTAATAGCTCAGTTTGAGCGTCCAGTGCTACTATTCTCAGGGGGAAAAGATAGTATCACTCTAGTGAGACTGGCACAAAAGGCATTTTTTCCATCAAAAATTCCATTTCCGTTACTTCATATAGATACAGGACATAATTTTCCAGAGACGATCGCCTTTAGAGATCAATTGGTAGAAGACTTAGGTTTGACACTTATTGTGCGTAACGTGCAAGATAGTATAGATGCTGGTAAAGTGATCGAAGAGACTGGAAAATATGCTAGTAGAAACAGGTTGCAAACTATTACGCTTTTAGATGCTTTAGATGAATTTAAATTTGACGCTGCTATTGGTGGAGCGCGACGCGATGAAGAAAAGGCTAGAGCAAAAGAACGTATTTTTTCTGTAAGGGATGATTTTGGTCAGTGGGATGAAAAAAATCAGCGACCAGAACTATTTGATTTTTTAAATGGCAATATTGATCACGGTCAGAATGTACGTGTCTTCCCCATAAGTAACTGGACAGAGCTTGATGTTTGGAGTTACATTCATCAAGAAAATATAAAAATCCCAAGTATTTATTTTGCTCATAAACGTCCTACATTTTTTAGAGACGGCATGTTATGGTCAGCCCAAGATGATGTGGTGTATCGTGCAAAAGACGAAGAAGTCGTAGAGCGCACTGTACGATTCCGTACAGTAGGCGATATGTCGTGTACTGCGGCAATATTGTCGGATGCAGATACCCTAGAAAAGGTAGTGGGGGAGATCCGTTCTTCTACTATTTCAGAACGAGGTGCGCGTATTGATGATAAACGCTCTGAAGCAGCCATGGAGAAAAGAAAGCAACAGGGTTATTTTTAA
- a CDS encoding phosphoadenosine phosphosulfate reductase family protein: MIMYTKDNINGFNDQHRESSPQEIISFALQLAERPVITTNFRPYEAAILHACTSVKENICTIWCDSGYNTEATYSHAQELIDSLNLNISLYVPAQTAAYRTSIMGIPEINDKRHALFTEQVKLEPFKRAMAVHRPDVWFTNLRKGQTALRDSLDIFSLGKDGILKVSPFYHYTDKELDVYLEKNKLPNEFDYYDPTKVLAHRECGIHI, encoded by the coding sequence ATGATTATGTATACAAAGGATAATATAAATGGGTTTAATGATCAACATAGAGAATCATCTCCTCAAGAGATTATATCTTTTGCACTGCAACTTGCAGAGCGACCTGTAATAACCACAAACTTTAGACCCTATGAGGCTGCCATATTACATGCCTGTACTTCTGTTAAAGAGAATATTTGTACAATATGGTGTGACTCTGGTTATAATACTGAGGCAACTTATAGTCATGCTCAAGAACTCATAGATAGTTTAAACTTAAACATATCACTATATGTTCCAGCTCAAACAGCTGCATATAGAACATCCATTATGGGTATTCCAGAGATAAACGATAAGAGACACGCTTTATTTACAGAACAAGTGAAGCTTGAGCCTTTTAAAAGAGCTATGGCTGTACATAGGCCAGATGTATGGTTTACTAACTTACGCAAAGGCCAAACAGCCTTAAGGGATTCGTTGGATATTTTCAGCTTAGGTAAGGATGGAATTCTCAAAGTAAGTCCATTCTATCACTATACAGATAAAGAGCTAGATGTCTACTTAGAGAAAAACAAACTCCCTAATGAGTTTGATTATTATGACCCTACAAAAGTTCTAGCCCACAGAGAATGTGGCATTCACATATAA